The genomic window CGGTATCAGGGAAGAGAAGCTTCGCTTCCATGAGCACGGACCGGACGAACTCGCCCATTACTGCAAGAAGGCCTACGACGTGGAGTATGAGTTCCCGTTCGGCTGGAAGGAATTCGAGGGCATCCACAACCGCACGGACTACGACCTCTCGCGTCACCAAGAGTTCTCGGGCAAGCGCCTCGAGTATATCGATGCGCCGACGAATGAGCGATTCATTCCCTTCGTGGTCGAGACCTCGATGGGTGTGGATCGTACGACCCTCGTCGTACTCGCTGACGCATACCGCGAGGAGGAGATCGAGGGAGACACGCGAGTCATGCTAGCGCTCAACCCGTCGATCGCTCCGATCAAGGCCGCCGTCTTCCCACTCGTGAAGAAGGATGGAATGCCGGAGATCGCCCACAAGCTGAACGACGACCTGCGGGCGGCAGCGATCCCTTCGTTCTACGATCAGGCGGGTGCGATCGGACGGCGCTACCGCAGGCAGGACGAAATCGGGACGCCTTGGTGTGTGACCGTCGATGGCGAGTCCGCCGAAGAAGGGACGGTCACGATTCGTGATCGTGACTCACTCAAGCAGGTGAGGATATCGACCGAGAAGGTGGTGTCCTGGATTCGAGAGCGGCTACTCTGATGGGTGATATCGTCGTCTATGCTGCGGGTGAAATTCATTCTAAATGGCGCGAGGAACTCCGTAGTCATCTGGAGTCGCTCGCGGTCGAGGTGGAGATCGTGGGGCCCCACGCGGTCCACGACCGTTCGGACACCGTTGGTGAGGACATTCTCGGTGAGCAACCGGGACCGATGTATCGCGACCTGATGGGCGCGCGTGTGAATGCACTGCGGACCCGAGTGCTGATGCAGCGCGCCGATCTTTGCGTGGCGTTCTTCGGTCCCAAGTACAAGCAGTGGAATACCGCGTCTGACGCTGGGGCTGCAGTGGCCAGTGGTTTGCCGCTGGTCTTGGTACGTGCGGATGAGCATGTGCACGCACTCAAGGAAATGGATGCGCTCGCGACGCTCACCGTAGAGACGCTGGAGC from Longimicrobiales bacterium includes these protein-coding regions:
- a CDS encoding YtoQ family protein: MGDIVVYAAGEIHSKWREELRSHLESLAVEVEIVGPHAVHDRSDTVGEDILGEQPGPMYRDLMGARVNALRTRVLMQRADLCVAFFGPKYKQWNTASDAGAAVASGLPLVLVRADEHVHALKEMDALATLTVETLEQAAQAIAYIFE